Proteins co-encoded in one Candidatus Bealeia paramacronuclearis genomic window:
- the rpoD gene encoding RNA polymerase sigma factor RpoD, with protein sequence MSNRQATAEIERNSEESAGSGGALKEAISSAAVRALLLKGKEAGFVTYEELNKALPQDQLSSEQIEDVMSALSEMGINISEEAEVDEVDEVEEDDEEAAKELGAEEEEKAEADDDKGNVSNEEAGRTDDPVRLYLREMGTVELLSREGEIEIAKRIEQGRDMMIGSICESPLTIRAIVAWRNALNQNQMLLRDIIDIEATYTQDPSDEDVIREDAENPEDVVEAAPPPTEEPVAAEEEEGFDTEESTGISLSAMEEALRPVVLDTFDKISATYKKLRKSQEQRIAVLQEGKKASPAAEKKYDEYKDELVSLMRGIHLNSSRIEQLMDQLYGLNRKLVGLEGRLLRLAESSGVKREAFLEQYFGRELEPNWFESVSALAGKGWAKFSEKEGEIAQIRETITEVSTESGLHLGEFRRIVGMVQKGERDMTRAKKEMIEANLRLVISIAKKYTNRGLQFLDLIQEGNIGLMKAVDKFEYRRGYKFSTYATWWIRQAITRSIADQARTIRIPVHMIETINKLVRTSRQMLHEIGREPTPEELAEKLQMPLDKVRKVMKIAKEPISLDSPIGDEEDCHLGDFIEDKSAVIPVDAAVHSNLRETTTRILATLTPREERVLRMRFGIGMNTDHTLEEVGQQFAVTRERIRQIEAKALRKLKHPSRSRKLRSFLDT encoded by the coding sequence ATGTCAAATCGTCAAGCGACTGCTGAAATTGAGAGAAACTCTGAGGAATCCGCAGGATCGGGTGGGGCGTTGAAAGAGGCGATCTCTTCCGCAGCTGTTCGTGCTCTTCTTCTGAAAGGAAAAGAAGCGGGTTTCGTCACTTATGAAGAACTTAACAAAGCTCTTCCTCAAGACCAATTGTCCTCTGAACAAATCGAAGATGTGATGTCAGCGCTTTCTGAAATGGGGATTAATATCTCTGAAGAAGCCGAAGTTGATGAAGTCGATGAAGTCGAAGAAGATGATGAAGAGGCTGCAAAAGAGCTCGGCGCTGAAGAGGAAGAAAAAGCAGAGGCGGACGACGATAAAGGCAACGTCTCCAATGAAGAAGCAGGCCGCACGGATGACCCTGTCCGTCTTTATTTAAGGGAAATGGGCACCGTTGAGCTTTTGTCCCGCGAAGGCGAAATTGAAATCGCAAAACGTATCGAGCAAGGCCGCGATATGATGATTGGCTCCATTTGTGAGAGCCCTTTGACTATCCGTGCTATTGTGGCGTGGCGAAATGCGTTGAACCAAAATCAAATGTTGCTTCGAGATATTATCGATATTGAGGCGACCTATACTCAAGATCCAAGTGACGAAGACGTTATTCGTGAAGATGCAGAAAATCCAGAAGATGTTGTTGAGGCCGCGCCTCCTCCTACGGAAGAGCCTGTAGCTGCGGAGGAAGAGGAGGGTTTTGACACGGAAGAAAGTACGGGTATTTCTTTGTCCGCTATGGAAGAAGCTTTACGTCCCGTCGTTCTCGACACATTTGATAAAATTTCTGCGACCTACAAAAAACTTCGTAAATCTCAAGAACAACGCATTGCCGTCCTTCAAGAAGGCAAAAAGGCAAGCCCTGCTGCTGAGAAGAAGTATGATGAATACAAGGATGAACTCGTTTCTTTGATGCGTGGGATTCACCTCAATTCCTCACGTATCGAGCAATTAATGGACCAACTTTATGGTCTGAATCGCAAACTTGTGGGGCTCGAAGGGCGCCTTTTGCGCCTTGCGGAATCTTCAGGTGTGAAGCGTGAAGCTTTTCTGGAGCAATATTTTGGCCGCGAATTAGAGCCTAATTGGTTTGAAAGCGTTTCCGCACTTGCAGGTAAAGGCTGGGCGAAATTTTCTGAAAAAGAAGGTGAAATCGCCCAAATTCGCGAAACCATCACAGAAGTTTCCACTGAATCCGGCCTTCATTTAGGCGAATTCCGCCGTATTGTGGGTATGGTTCAAAAAGGCGAGCGCGATATGACGCGTGCGAAAAAAGAGATGATTGAGGCCAACCTGCGCCTTGTGATTTCCATTGCTAAAAAATATACGAACCGAGGTCTTCAGTTCCTGGATTTAATCCAAGAAGGTAACATTGGTTTGATGAAGGCGGTGGATAAATTTGAATATCGCCGGGGCTACAAATTCTCAACTTATGCGACGTGGTGGATTCGACAAGCCATCACGCGTTCCATTGCTGACCAAGCCCGCACAATTCGTATTCCTGTGCACATGATCGAAACCATCAATAAATTGGTGCGCACCTCCCGTCAAATGCTCCATGAGATTGGCCGCGAGCCCACCCCTGAGGAATTGGCAGAAAAGCTACAAATGCCGCTTGATAAAGTGCGCAAGGTCATGAAAATTGCAAAAGAACCTATTAGCTTGGATTCGCCCATTGGAGATGAAGAAGATTGTCATCTTGGAGATTTCATTGAAGATAAATCTGCTGTGATTCCTGTGGATGCAGCGGTACACTCCAACCTGCGTGAGACAACCACCCGAATTTTGGCGACCTTAACGCCTCGTGAAGAGCGCGTTTTGAGAATGCGCTTTGGGATTGGAATGAATACAGACCATACTTTGGAAGAAGTGGGACAACAGTTTGCAGTCACTCGCGAACGCATTCGTCAAATTGAAGCCAAAGCCTTGAGGAAACTCAAGCACCCTAGTCGCTCTAGAAAACTCAGAAGCTTCTTGGATACGTAA
- the dnaG gene encoding DNA primase translates to MTTLDRRHFFDQLRARIRLSEIVSRQVKLIRRGREYTGLCPFHTEKSPSFTVNDQKSFYHCFGCGAHGDALKFLMEIEKYSYREALEELAQKAGLEVPQYVPSKEAERFNNDFYSIVEETVRYFEGSLQKSPGAFARDYLEKRGMTPSTISKFRLGFSPDTRYGLLEHLKSKKFPLESIIELGLGIQPEGGKAPYDRFRGRLMFPIFNFQEKPVAFGGRILGEGEPKYLNSPENPLFHKGSLLFNFPNARKSQTEPLLIVEGYMDVIAMDQAGFGSVVAPMGTALTEEQIQLAWRLDPQPIICFDGDLAGQKAALRAADRALPLLKAGHTLRFAFLPKGQDPDSLLRQGQRKVFENLIAAPMPLVDLLWKTLIPAQGRLTPENIALLEKRIDEEVNKIEDDSLKQHFRYDLRGRFFTEYSSKNKRDKNNEAKKLHNSNLLLNSSSNFYIIQQKLLLATVVNHPHILREVVEDLANLEIQDEQMQNLRDDLLSGATDETNESTQALKDFLILKGHQDALTILASETLLTHGAFARESSELEEARRGWQEVYYHHLERKRLEEEIELATKSLAEAPSQEVWDQVKALKEALIQLSLKE, encoded by the coding sequence ATGACGACACTTGACCGTCGCCATTTTTTTGACCAACTTCGTGCTCGCATCAGATTATCCGAGATCGTATCACGCCAGGTCAAACTGATCCGGCGTGGTCGCGAGTATACGGGCCTCTGTCCTTTCCATACGGAAAAAAGCCCTTCCTTCACGGTCAATGACCAAAAATCATTTTATCATTGCTTTGGATGTGGTGCTCATGGGGACGCCTTGAAATTCTTGATGGAAATTGAGAAATATTCCTATCGAGAAGCTTTGGAAGAACTTGCACAAAAGGCAGGACTTGAAGTCCCCCAATATGTACCCTCTAAAGAAGCCGAGCGTTTTAATAATGATTTTTATTCAATTGTAGAAGAAACCGTGCGCTATTTTGAAGGCAGCCTTCAAAAATCACCAGGAGCTTTTGCCAGAGATTACTTAGAAAAAAGAGGGATGACACCCTCAACAATTTCAAAGTTCCGGCTGGGATTTTCCCCCGATACGCGTTACGGACTTCTTGAGCATTTAAAATCTAAAAAATTTCCTTTGGAGTCCATCATTGAATTAGGACTTGGGATTCAACCTGAGGGCGGAAAAGCTCCCTATGATCGTTTCCGTGGACGCTTGATGTTCCCCATATTTAATTTTCAAGAAAAACCCGTTGCTTTTGGCGGACGTATTTTAGGAGAGGGTGAACCCAAATATTTAAACTCCCCTGAAAATCCACTTTTTCATAAAGGATCACTTCTCTTCAATTTTCCTAATGCACGGAAGTCTCAAACAGAGCCCTTACTGATTGTGGAGGGTTATATGGATGTGATTGCCATGGACCAAGCCGGTTTTGGATCTGTTGTGGCCCCCATGGGTACGGCCTTAACGGAGGAGCAAATTCAGCTCGCCTGGCGGCTGGATCCACAGCCCATCATTTGTTTTGATGGCGACCTGGCTGGACAAAAAGCCGCACTACGGGCAGCGGATCGCGCACTTCCTTTGTTAAAAGCAGGGCACACATTACGTTTTGCTTTTCTTCCCAAAGGCCAGGATCCCGACAGTCTTTTAAGGCAAGGTCAGCGCAAAGTTTTTGAAAACTTGATTGCCGCACCTATGCCCCTAGTCGATTTACTGTGGAAAACGTTGATTCCAGCCCAAGGACGTCTGACACCCGAGAATATTGCCCTTTTAGAAAAACGCATTGATGAGGAAGTTAATAAAATTGAGGATGATTCCTTAAAGCAGCATTTTCGTTATGATTTGAGAGGTCGATTTTTTACTGAGTATTCCTCAAAAAATAAACGTGATAAAAACAATGAGGCCAAAAAATTACACAATTCAAATTTATTATTGAATTCTTCGTCAAATTTTTATATAATTCAGCAAAAATTACTACTTGCAACAGTGGTAAACCATCCCCATATACTAAGGGAGGTAGTAGAAGACCTTGCCAATCTTGAAATTCAAGATGAGCAAATGCAAAATCTTCGAGACGATCTTTTGAGTGGGGCGACTGATGAAACAAATGAAAGTACCCAGGCTCTAAAAGATTTTTTGATTTTAAAAGGACATCAAGATGCACTGACTATTTTAGCATCCGAAACTCTTTTAACGCATGGAGCTTTTGCCCGCGAGTCCTCTGAATTAGAGGAAGCCCGTCGTGGATGGCAGGAAGTTTATTATCATCATTTAGAAAGAAAACGACTCGAAGAAGAAATTGAACTCGCAACCAAAAGCCTTGCCGAAGCTCCCTCTCAAGAGGTTTGGGACCAGGTCAAGGCATTAAAAGAAGCCCTGATTCAACTTTCTTTGAAAGAATAG
- a CDS encoding copper chaperone PCu(A)C: MNYKVLLSGMTISVASIFSCLNAEVTVKDPWARASTGPNSAMFMELHNDGTQDDQLIAVKVGTEKFCDRTELHAHIEENGVMKMRPVEKINIPANGSASLKPGDLHVMFMEISKPMQEADVVPITLQFASGQILDIQVPVKTAVAHKH; encoded by the coding sequence ATGAATTACAAAGTTTTGTTGTCAGGTATGACTATTTCGGTTGCGTCCATTTTTTCATGTCTTAATGCTGAAGTGACTGTCAAAGATCCGTGGGCCCGTGCATCCACAGGTCCAAACTCTGCGATGTTTATGGAACTTCATAATGATGGCACACAAGACGATCAATTGATTGCCGTGAAAGTAGGAACAGAAAAATTCTGTGATCGCACTGAACTTCATGCGCACATCGAAGAAAATGGTGTCATGAAAATGCGTCCTGTTGAAAAAATTAATATTCCTGCCAACGGATCGGCGAGTTTAAAGCCCGGAGATTTGCATGTAATGTTCATGGAAATTTCAAAACCCATGCAAGAAGCGGATGTGGTGCCTATAACTTTGCAATTTGCCAGCGGTCAAATTCTGGACATTCAAGTTCCAGTTAAGACAGCTGTGGCTCACAAACACTAA
- a CDS encoding HPr kinase/phosphatase C-terminal domain-containing protein encodes MENNLQNIHGTTVQIEDYGVLLLGVAGAGKSDLALRLIDHGAQLVADDQTILTLHKGLLWASSPEKLQGLLEIRHVGIHQLPFVETSPLALAINLCQDPAERLPEDQTISYLSIDLPLYHLNPFEASTPAKIRILVEHISRAKNAA; translated from the coding sequence TTGGAAAACAATCTTCAAAATATTCATGGAACCACTGTTCAAATAGAAGACTATGGTGTCCTGCTTTTGGGAGTTGCTGGTGCCGGAAAATCCGACTTGGCCTTAAGGCTTATTGATCATGGGGCACAACTGGTCGCAGACGACCAAACAATTCTCACCCTTCATAAAGGTTTACTTTGGGCGTCTTCTCCTGAGAAATTACAAGGATTACTTGAAATTCGTCATGTGGGAATTCATCAGCTTCCTTTTGTTGAAACGAGCCCCCTCGCTCTTGCTATAAATTTATGCCAAGATCCTGCCGAAAGACTACCTGAAGATCAAACCATATCTTACTTGAGTATTGATCTCCCTCTTTATCATTTGAATCCTTTTGAAGCTTCAACACCCGCCAAAATACGTATTTTGGTTGAACATATCAGTCGAGCCAAAAATGCCGCTTAG
- the rapZ gene encoding RNase adapter RapZ produces the protein MPLSSAHPEKTPVLLLTGLSGAGKSHVLKVLEDIGYETIDNLPLSLLETVITSERNVTMPLAIDIDIRSRDFASETFLSALKRIKKNEDIEARLIFIDADDDILARRYNETRRRHPLAHERPVLDGIRHERQLMLPLRESADLVIDTSRLNVSELKGLVRSRFPLNQSTLSIFVTSFSYRYGPPREADIVFDARLLKNPHYDPELQPLTGRDPAIGEFIEKDEVFDPYWEHMKGLLDISIPRFETEGRTYLTIGIGCTGGKHRSVFLTEKVSKWLKNQGKRVKMKHRDITKGH, from the coding sequence ATGCCGCTTAGTTCTGCACATCCTGAAAAAACTCCCGTTTTGCTTTTGACAGGTCTTTCTGGGGCGGGCAAATCGCATGTCCTTAAGGTTCTTGAAGATATCGGCTATGAGACAATTGATAATCTTCCCCTTTCCCTTCTGGAAACGGTCATTACCTCCGAACGTAATGTGACCATGCCGCTTGCCATTGATATTGATATTCGTTCTCGAGATTTTGCCTCTGAAACATTTTTGTCAGCTTTAAAGCGGATCAAAAAAAATGAAGATATAGAAGCACGACTTATTTTCATTGATGCCGACGATGACATTCTGGCACGCCGCTATAATGAAACCCGAAGACGGCATCCTTTGGCTCACGAACGTCCCGTGCTTGACGGCATCCGTCATGAACGACAACTTATGCTGCCTTTGCGAGAATCGGCAGATCTTGTCATAGATACCTCTCGTTTGAATGTCTCAGAATTAAAAGGCCTTGTTCGATCTCGATTTCCTTTGAATCAATCCACACTTTCGATTTTTGTGACTTCGTTTTCCTATCGCTATGGCCCACCGCGAGAAGCTGATATAGTCTTTGATGCGCGCCTTTTGAAAAATCCGCATTATGATCCTGAGCTCCAACCTTTAACAGGACGGGATCCAGCCATCGGGGAGTTCATCGAAAAGGATGAGGTTTTTGACCCTTATTGGGAGCATATGAAAGGGCTTCTTGATATCTCAATTCCCCGCTTTGAAACAGAGGGGCGTACGTATCTCACCATTGGAATTGGATGTACGGGCGGTAAACACAGATCCGTCTTTCTCACGGAAAAAGTGTCAAAATGGTTGAAGAACCAAGGCAAAAGGGTCAAAATGAAACATCGTGACATCACCAAAGGTCACTAA
- a CDS encoding PTS sugar transporter subunit IIA — MLGVVIVGHGYFARELLSVLTHVVGPQDFIETVNIQPDDNMEVRRKDILESIKKVDQGHGVVVLTDMFGGTPSNLAISLLEKANIEIIAGVNLPLLIKLMKGRKTQTLHQAVLEAQEAGRKYIHAAGQLLNMQNEATAS, encoded by the coding sequence ATGCTGGGCGTTGTTATAGTTGGACATGGATATTTTGCACGGGAACTCTTGAGTGTTTTGACGCATGTCGTGGGTCCACAAGATTTTATTGAAACCGTTAATATTCAACCTGATGATAATATGGAAGTGAGGCGGAAAGATATTCTGGAATCCATCAAGAAAGTTGATCAAGGTCATGGCGTTGTCGTTCTAACCGACATGTTTGGAGGGACGCCCTCCAACTTAGCTATTTCTTTGCTTGAGAAAGCCAACATTGAGATTATCGCAGGGGTTAATCTGCCTCTTCTGATTAAATTGATGAAGGGGCGCAAAACACAAACTCTCCATCAGGCAGTTCTTGAGGCACAAGAAGCGGGACGTAAGTACATCCACGCCGCAGGACAACTTTTGAATATGCAAAATGAAGCCACAGCCTCTTAA
- a CDS encoding HPr family phosphocarrier protein: MKPQPLNLSVEVTIQNRKGLHARPTAKIVKLAESFSSHIELSHNNLNVSAKSIMGILMLGVRYGSTVIIKAEGSDAEIALIEIERLINSKFGED; this comes from the coding sequence ATGAAGCCACAGCCTCTTAATCTTTCGGTCGAAGTGACCATTCAAAATCGCAAGGGTCTTCATGCAAGGCCCACAGCCAAAATCGTCAAATTAGCGGAATCTTTTTCATCTCATATTGAGCTTAGCCATAATAATTTAAATGTCTCTGCCAAGTCCATCATGGGAATTTTAATGTTGGGCGTACGCTATGGATCGACCGTGATTATCAAGGCCGAAGGATCTGACGCTGAAATTGCTCTCATCGAAATCGAAAGACTCATTAATTCAAAATTCGGAGAAGATTAA
- a CDS encoding asparaginase, whose amino-acid sequence MENPILVISSRVHYPESQHRGAIAVVNAAGKVVYSVGDIETPIFPRSASKLFQVLPLIESGAVDAYHLGQEEIALACGSHNGEDTHVQIGEKWLQKINKNENILACGTHRPMGKKAVQELIKKHQSPTPLHNACSGKHLGFITTALHRGEDPQEYISRQHPTQKRVEHTLSEITNFETSTAPHAIDGCEIPVIAIPLYNLAWGMANLADPKSLPYVRQKAIHLVIDSLKNHPNLIAGDGAFDTELIRATEGRIIAKMGASGTYVAFSSEHALGIALKIDDGNIKAAEIAMIHILEELGLIDTERSETLGHEKIIFTYNSKPVGKIHAAPKKRQF is encoded by the coding sequence ATGGAAAACCCGATTCTTGTGATTTCATCACGGGTGCACTATCCAGAATCTCAACATCGTGGTGCGATAGCTGTTGTGAACGCCGCGGGAAAAGTGGTTTATAGTGTAGGCGATATTGAAACCCCCATTTTTCCAAGGTCGGCCTCAAAGTTATTTCAAGTCTTGCCCCTTATTGAAAGCGGCGCGGTTGATGCTTATCATTTAGGACAAGAAGAAATTGCGCTGGCGTGTGGGTCTCATAATGGAGAAGACACGCATGTCCAAATTGGAGAAAAGTGGCTTCAAAAAATCAATAAAAATGAAAACATCCTTGCGTGCGGAACTCATCGCCCCATGGGGAAAAAAGCGGTACAAGAGCTCATCAAAAAACATCAATCACCAACTCCTCTTCACAATGCGTGCTCTGGAAAACATTTAGGATTTATAACAACGGCACTGCATCGTGGTGAGGATCCTCAAGAGTATATCAGTCGACAGCACCCTACCCAAAAACGCGTTGAGCATACCCTTTCTGAAATTACAAACTTCGAGACCTCAACGGCACCTCATGCCATCGATGGCTGTGAAATTCCAGTCATTGCTATTCCGCTTTATAATTTAGCTTGGGGCATGGCGAATCTTGCTGATCCTAAGTCACTCCCGTACGTCCGTCAAAAAGCCATTCATCTTGTGATCGATTCTCTTAAAAATCACCCGAACTTAATTGCAGGAGATGGTGCTTTTGATACAGAACTCATTCGCGCAACCGAAGGACGCATCATTGCAAAAATGGGAGCCAGCGGAACCTATGTAGCATTCTCTTCTGAGCACGCTCTCGGTATTGCGCTGAAGATTGATGACGGAAATATCAAAGCTGCAGAAATCGCCATGATTCATATCCTTGAAGAACTGGGGCTCATTGATACGGAAAGAAGTGAAACACTAGGGCACGAAAAAATCATATTTACTTATAATAGTAAACCTGTTGGAAAAATTCACGCCGCTCCTAAAAAACGGCAATTTTAG
- a CDS encoding RAP domain-containing protein, producing MTGTILGSVSSPALLEASGNPSGRSGYFNNYDKGKSQRSNDRRDFSHKNNSYDQSNSRGKYEERSHGRGDDYRSSEEKGNSRDTKKKGNYSNPQEKRERGFGASNNSQPSQDKIGLKKIDFTKSLRKRPEFRDLFNIPDSYQGVVEWCNTIRDIMKDKNHRDYNRNVNTIFIARVLTSLGQAVKKNPKLKSVLDEYFRAQTEFLDLWEDLVGIFLEQNKFNEQGLSNIFYGNVQLGGILGSNFLAKWETQALSRIKAFNEQGLSNIFYGNAQLGGKLSSDFLAKWETQALSRIKAFNEQELSNIFYGNALLGGELNKEFLTKWETQALSRFKAFNEQELSNIFYGNVLLGGILGSNFLKKWEEEATNHLKSFNEQHLSNIFYGNAQLGRKLSRDFLAKWETQALSRLNEFKEQELSNIFYGNAQLGGKLNKEFLTKWETQALSRLKAFNEQELSNIFYGNALLGGKWSDNFLKTWETQALSRLNEFKEQHLSNIFYGNAQLGGKVNKEFLTKWETQALSRLTEFNEQHLSNIFYGNAQLGGKLSRDFLAKWETQALSRLTEFNEQHLSNIFYGNAQLGGILGSNFLAKWETEALSRLTQFNEQGLSNIFYGNAQLGGILGSNFLAKWETQALSRLNEFKEHGLSNIFYGQALLGNPFSQKFLGAWKETFLSKRTNGEFQDPSAEIHSIYLAIQRFNLQKEFAEDLFQEIKLLSKKHGKKNKITTSQLQNSVFESLQFYSKDKDLGDLEKEAFFESVMSPVDIYLKKYGIVVEVQGPSHFLSDQKTAKPEDRLKEHILLNDSEGKVCSVLAIPYFEWNSLKNEQEKVDYFNKKLFPIVQELNLRSPHQETLKDSDNLKSSAMNIVLNLGEGKDLNERNLRIPYKKRKFPFSNDGFDKDTVPGAYESSENKESEIRLPFKKRLLPQLSGEIDFSNGAES from the coding sequence TTGACGGGTACAATTCTGGGATCTGTTTCATCGCCGGCGCTTTTAGAGGCCTCGGGTAATCCCTCGGGTAGGAGTGGGTATTTCAATAATTATGATAAAGGAAAAAGTCAGCGCTCTAATGATCGGCGCGATTTTTCACACAAAAATAATTCCTACGACCAAAGTAATTCCCGAGGAAAATATGAGGAAAGATCTCATGGAAGAGGAGATGATTATCGTTCGTCTGAGGAAAAGGGAAATTCCCGAGATACTAAAAAGAAAGGAAATTATTCAAATCCTCAAGAGAAAAGGGAAAGAGGTTTTGGTGCGTCCAACAATTCCCAACCCTCTCAGGACAAGATAGGTCTCAAGAAAATTGATTTCACAAAATCCTTGAGAAAGCGTCCAGAATTTAGAGATCTATTTAATATTCCTGATTCGTATCAAGGCGTTGTAGAATGGTGCAATACCATTCGGGACATCATGAAAGACAAAAATCACAGAGATTATAACAGAAATGTCAACACTATTTTTATCGCAAGAGTCCTGACAAGTCTGGGTCAAGCCGTTAAAAAGAATCCTAAACTCAAATCAGTTTTAGATGAGTACTTTAGAGCGCAAACCGAATTTTTGGACTTGTGGGAAGACCTTGTGGGTATTTTTCTAGAGCAGAATAAATTTAACGAGCAAGGGCTCTCGAATATTTTTTATGGAAATGTGCAGTTGGGCGGAATATTAGGAAGTAATTTCCTCGCAAAGTGGGAAACACAAGCCCTTTCTCGCATCAAGGCATTTAACGAGCAAGGGCTCTCGAATATTTTTTATGGCAATGCGCAGTTGGGCGGAAAATTAAGTTCAGATTTCCTCGCAAAGTGGGAAACACAAGCCCTTTCTCGCATCAAGGCATTTAACGAGCAAGAGCTCTCGAACATTTTTTATGGCAATGCCCTTTTGGGGGGGGAGTTGAACAAAGAGTTTCTCACAAAGTGGGAAACACAGGCCCTTTCTCGTTTCAAGGCATTTAACGAGCAAGAGCTCTCGAACATTTTTTATGGAAATGTCCTTTTGGGCGGAATATTAGGAAGTAATTTCCTCAAAAAATGGGAGGAGGAAGCCACTAATCATCTCAAATCATTTAACGAGCAACATCTCTCGAACATTTTTTATGGAAATGCCCAGTTGGGCAGAAAGTTGAGTCGAGATTTCCTCGCAAAGTGGGAAACTCAAGCCCTTTCTCGTCTCAATGAATTTAAGGAGCAAGAGCTCTCGAACATTTTTTATGGAAATGCGCAGTTGGGGGGGAAGTTGAACAAAGAGTTCCTCACAAAGTGGGAAACACAAGCCCTTTCTCGTCTCAAGGCATTTAACGAGCAAGAGCTCTCGAATATTTTTTATGGAAATGCCCTTTTGGGCGGAAAGTGGAGTGATAACTTCCTCAAAACTTGGGAAACACAAGCCCTTTCTCGTCTCAATGAATTTAAGGAGCAACATCTCTCGAATATTTTTTATGGAAATGCGCAGTTGGGGGGGAAGGTGAACAAAGAGTTCCTCACAAAGTGGGAAACACAAGCCCTTTCTCGTCTCACGGAATTTAACGAGCAACATCTCTCGAACATTTTTTATGGAAATGCCCAGTTGGGCGGAAAGTTGAGTCGAGATTTCCTCGCAAAGTGGGAAACACAAGCCCTTTCTCGTCTCACGGAATTTAACGAGCAACATCTCTCGAACATTTTTTATGGAAATGCCCAGTTGGGCGGAATATTAGGAAGTAATTTCCTCGCAAAGTGGGAAACAGAAGCCCTTTCTCGTCTCACTCAATTTAACGAGCAAGGGCTCTCGAACATTTTTTATGGAAATGCCCAGTTGGGCGGAATATTAGGAAGTAATTTCCTCGCAAAGTGGGAAACACAAGCCCTTTCTCGTCTCAATGAATTTAAGGAGCACGGCCTTTCTAACATTTTTTATGGGCAGGCTCTTTTAGGAAACCCCTTCTCTCAAAAGTTTTTGGGGGCCTGGAAAGAAACCTTTTTGAGTAAAAGGACGAACGGGGAATTTCAGGATCCCTCAGCAGAAATACACAGCATTTATCTGGCCATCCAGCGATTCAATCTTCAAAAAGAGTTTGCTGAAGACCTTTTTCAAGAGATCAAATTGCTTTCGAAAAAACATGGAAAAAAAAATAAAATAACAACGTCCCAACTTCAAAATTCTGTTTTTGAAAGCCTGCAATTTTATTCCAAAGATAAAGACCTTGGAGATCTTGAGAAAGAGGCTTTCTTTGAGTCCGTCATGTCTCCTGTGGATATCTATCTGAAAAAATATGGAATTGTTGTTGAAGTTCAGGGGCCTTCTCATTTTCTCAGCGATCAGAAAACGGCAAAACCAGAAGATAGGCTTAAGGAACACATTCTTCTCAATGACTCAGAGGGAAAAGTTTGCTCTGTTCTGGCCATCCCTTATTTTGAATGGAATTCGTTGAAAAACGAGCAAGAAAAGGTCGACTATTTCAATAAAAAGCTCTTCCCTATTGTCCAGGAGTTGAATTTAAGGTCTCCACATCAGGAGACCTTAAAGGACAGTGACAATTTGAAATCCTCAGCCATGAATATTGTTTTGAATTTAGGGGAAGGCAAAGATCTAAATGAGAGAAATCTTAGGATTCCCTATAAAAAGAGGAAGTTCCCATTCTCAAACGATGGATTCGACAAAGATACCGTGCCTGGCGCATATGAAAGTTCCGAAAACAAAGAGAGCGAAATCAGACTTCCCTTCAAGAAAAGATTACTGCCACAATTATCCGGAGAAATAGATTTCTCAAATGGGGCCGAGTCATAG
- a CDS encoding transposase: MIEKFGCHLLFLPTDSPDFNLIEHWWHKIKFILRRIVQQNPENLHQLLDKRLSQSLSI; encoded by the coding sequence TTGATTGAGAAATTTGGCTGCCATCTCCTCTTTCTTCCAACTGACTCTCCTGACTTCAATCTTATTGAACACTGGTGGCATAAAATCAAATTCATCCTCCGCCGCATCGTCCAGCAAAATCCAGAAAACCTTCATCAACTCCTTGATAAACGCCTCAGTCAATCTCTATCAATCTAA